A single genomic interval of Hevea brasiliensis isolate MT/VB/25A 57/8 chromosome 4, ASM3005281v1, whole genome shotgun sequence harbors:
- the LOC110664826 gene encoding uncharacterized protein LOC110664826 — translation MGTEILRPQDCLFERIRVSPCRRRNFNGNSYTNPKYYDSYSRFNRKPAVRSERTDQRKRQPEPPSISKRSNSVDDLKISRNQYHGYKANNSNLLTNKVTILRRGESFDSKIQNSETAAASKKDQYQAGYMVVTGMDRLGPDPKMVAKQIRNVDLGSPVTRKCDVYAGSAFAVSPAPSSLPLPSFSKKKQVSFDDSATRDLRRLLRLDV, via the coding sequence atggGTACTGAGATTTTGAGGCCTCAGGATTGTTTATTTGAACGGATCAGAGTTTCTCCTTGTCGCCGGCGGAATTTTAACGGCAACTCTTATACTAATCCTAAGTATTATGACTCTTACTCTAGATTTAACAGAAAACCAGCCGTCCGGTCTGAAAGGACCGACCAGAGAAAGCGCCAGCCCGAGCCTCCCTCGATCTCTAAGAGGTCGAATTCTGTTGATGATTTGAAGATCTCGAGAAACCAATACCATGGCTACAAGGCCAACAACAGCAATCTTCTTACGAACAAGGTTACGATTTTGCGACGAGGAGAGTCGTTCGATTCTAAGATCCAGAACAGTGAAACGGCGGCGGCGTCGAAGAAGGATCAGTATCAGGCCGGTTATATGGTGGTCACCGGTATGGATCGGTTGGGCCCCGACCCAAAAATGGTAGCAAAGCAGATCCGAAACGTTGACCTCGGGTCTCCGGTGACCAGGAAGTGCGATGTGTACGCTGGCTCAGCTTTTGCAGTATCTCCAGCACCGAGCTCGCTCCCATTGCCTTCTTTCTCAAAGAAAAAGCAAGTCTCTTTTGATGACTCAGCTACCAGAGACCTTCGGCGGTTACTTCGACTCGACGTATGA
- the LOC110664827 gene encoding protein DMP2-like — protein sequence MAKDSSKKSIQDKTFTGFGNLIKLLPTGTVFLFQFLNPVLTNYGHCSTINKYLSGILIGLCGFSCAFSSFTDSYVGSDGITHYGIVTVKGLWPSTNSGSVDLSRYKLQFSDFVHAFFSVIVFAVLCLLDSNTVDCFYHSFETNQKTLLMVLPPAIGAISGSVFMLFPNKRHGIGYPSSSSGSSQES from the coding sequence ATGGCCAAAGACAGCTCCAAGAAATCAATCCAAGACAAGACATTTACAGGATTTGGCAACCTCATCAAGCTCCTTCCTACAGGAACAGTTTTCCTGTTCCAGTTCCTTAATCCTGTCTTGACCAACTATGGTCACTGCAGCACTATCAACAAATACCTTAGTGGGATCCTCATAGGGCTCTGTGGGTTTTCTTGTGCATTCTCTTCTTTCACTGATAGTTATGTTGGCAGTGATGGAATTACTCACTATGGGATTGTAACTGTGAAGGGACTATGGCCATCTACAAATTCTGGATCAGTGGACTTGTCAAGATATAAGCTTCAATTTAGTGACTTTGTTCATGCTTTCTTTTCAGTCATTGTGTTTGCTGTTTTGTGTCTTCTGGATTCTAATACAGTGGATTGTTTTTACCATTCTTTTGAGACCAATCAGAAGACTCTGCTCATGGTTTTGCCTCCAGCTATTGGTGCAATCTCAGGCAGTGTGTTTATGCTCTTCCCTAACAAGCGCCATGGAATTGGGTACCCTTCAAGTTCAAGTGGCTCTTCACAGGAATCCTAG